One Vibrio campbellii CAIM 519 = NBRC 15631 = ATCC 25920 genomic window carries:
- a CDS encoding RDD family protein: MTTSTTLPPAGFFRRLAALFYDTLIILAIEMMAAGVVMAIVFALNAAGLLSYGEYVDAADMLGKHPVLSPLFTLYLAVVWIYFFVFFWTRAGQTLGMRAWKMQIRNSKDGAPITITQALIRLATSGFGLANLTVPIDPQKRGFHDIWAKTEVVVLPKPK, translated from the coding sequence ATGACTACTTCTACAACTCTTCCACCAGCAGGCTTTTTCCGCCGACTCGCAGCGTTATTTTACGACACACTGATTATCCTCGCGATTGAGATGATGGCTGCAGGCGTGGTAATGGCGATTGTTTTTGCGCTTAACGCGGCAGGCTTGTTGAGCTACGGAGAATATGTGGATGCAGCAGACATGCTAGGAAAGCATCCAGTATTAAGCCCACTATTTACACTGTATCTTGCAGTGGTGTGGATCTACTTCTTTGTGTTCTTCTGGACTCGCGCGGGCCAAACCTTAGGGATGCGAGCTTGGAAAATGCAAATCCGTAACAGTAAAGATGGCGCACCAATTACGATTACTCAGGCACTAATTCGCTTAGCGACATCTGGCTTCGGCTTGGCAAACTTAACGGTGCCAATTGACCCACAAAAGCGTGGTTTCCACGATATTTGGGCAAAAACCGAAGTTGTTGTCTTACCGAAACCAAAATAG
- a CDS encoding PTS lactose/cellobiose transporter subunit IIA, with translation MEQELVVMEIICNAGEARSLSYEALRLSREKDFSAAEEKLSQARECINKAHLIQTQLIEEDQGEGKVPMTLVMVHAQDHLMTTILAQEMAVEIVALNKQLAEK, from the coding sequence ATGGAACAAGAATTAGTCGTAATGGAAATTATCTGTAATGCAGGTGAAGCCAGAAGTTTGAGCTATGAGGCATTGCGTTTATCGAGAGAGAAGGATTTTTCAGCCGCAGAGGAAAAGCTTTCTCAAGCAAGAGAGTGCATCAACAAAGCCCACCTGATTCAAACCCAACTAATTGAAGAAGATCAGGGTGAAGGCAAAGTGCCAATGACCTTGGTTATGGTACACGCTCAAGATCATTTGATGACGACCATCTTAGCGCAAGAAATGGCAGTGGAAATTGTCGCGTTGAATAAGCAGTTAGCAGAAAAATAA
- the lptF gene encoding LPS export ABC transporter permease LptF encodes MIIVRYLIRETLKSQFAIFFVLFLVFLSQKFISVLAKASDGDIPAGLIFSVVGLNMPAMGLLMLPLSLYIGILITFGRLYAESEIVVMNATGIGNKFLVQAALCLAIITSGVAAFNALWLSPWSQDRVEQLYDQVEAENSVDLLQKGQFQGTPDGSSVVFIDDIKDSTLSNVFVAQMRPRDSILPSVMFSSSGEVKELADGRQIITMHEGTRYEGVPTRVEYMVTKFDQYEGVIGQREVKQKGRDWEAYPTLDLIGHPDPEAQAELQWRISLFVCIPLLTMLVIPLSAVNPRQGRFAKMGPAILIYLAYFLAISATKSALEEGTFPAAIGMWPINAMLLIVAILANMMDSVPVRRMKDKFRKKRLA; translated from the coding sequence GTGATTATTGTTAGATATTTGATCCGCGAAACACTCAAGAGCCAATTTGCGATTTTCTTCGTGCTTTTTTTGGTATTTTTGAGCCAGAAGTTTATCAGTGTTCTTGCGAAGGCTTCTGACGGGGATATTCCTGCTGGATTAATTTTCTCAGTGGTTGGTTTAAACATGCCAGCAATGGGACTATTAATGCTGCCATTGAGTTTATACATCGGCATATTGATCACATTTGGTCGCCTATATGCGGAAAGTGAAATCGTGGTGATGAACGCGACAGGCATCGGAAACAAGTTCTTGGTGCAGGCCGCGCTGTGCCTGGCAATCATTACTTCCGGTGTGGCGGCGTTCAATGCTCTTTGGCTATCGCCTTGGTCGCAAGACCGCGTAGAGCAACTTTACGATCAAGTTGAAGCCGAAAACAGCGTAGACTTACTTCAGAAAGGTCAGTTCCAAGGGACACCGGATGGATCTTCTGTTGTCTTTATTGATGACATCAAAGACAGCACGCTCAGCAATGTGTTTGTCGCACAGATGCGCCCTCGTGACTCTATCTTGCCTAGCGTCATGTTCTCTTCTTCTGGTGAAGTAAAAGAACTGGCGGATGGTCGTCAGATCATCACCATGCATGAGGGGACGCGTTATGAAGGTGTGCCGACTCGTGTTGAGTACATGGTGACTAAGTTCGATCAATATGAAGGGGTGATTGGCCAGCGAGAGGTGAAGCAAAAGGGACGTGATTGGGAGGCGTACCCAACGCTAGACTTGATTGGTCACCCAGATCCTGAAGCACAAGCTGAGCTGCAATGGCGTATTTCGCTGTTCGTTTGTATTCCACTGTTAACCATGCTGGTCATTCCTTTGTCTGCGGTAAACCCGCGTCAGGGACGCTTCGCTAAAATGGGCCCGGCTATCTTGATTTACCTCGCGTACTTCCTGGCAATCAGTGCGACGAAATCTGCGCTCGAGGAAGGCACTTTTCCTGCAGCTATTGGTATGTGGCCAATCAATGCGATGTTACTGATTGTCGCTATCTTAGCCAACATGATGGACAGTGTTCCCGTTCGAAGAATGAAAGACAAATTTCGCAAGAAGAGGCTCGCATAG
- a CDS encoding LacI family DNA-binding transcriptional regulator: MARIKDVAELAGVNRSTVSRIINGEGKFRDETRKKVEAAMAELNYRPSAIARSLATSSSNMVGLLVTYYTGGFFGEMMEQVQTELDMHKKFLITAQGHHSAEGEREAIQRFNDLRCDGYVLHSRYLSDDDLRELAKLPTPFVLLDRYVEGLEERCVTFNHHHASRIAVEHLIAGGHKNIACITGPSQRHNSLLRKLGYVDAMKTAGIDIDESWCEEGNYGRQSGYDAMAAIYHRHPEVTAVFSCSEEMTVGAMQFLHEKRISVPEQISLVSFDSVDLCESLYPTVSAVHFPISDMARVAVQTLMGLIKDQQLHTKPVFEAELKLRKADRTLS, from the coding sequence ATGGCAAGGATAAAAGATGTAGCCGAACTTGCGGGAGTAAACCGTTCCACCGTGTCTCGCATTATTAATGGGGAAGGCAAGTTCCGCGATGAGACGAGAAAGAAAGTTGAAGCTGCTATGGCGGAGCTTAACTATCGCCCAAGCGCTATTGCTCGTTCACTGGCGACTTCATCTAGTAACATGGTCGGCCTCTTGGTTACTTACTACACGGGTGGATTCTTTGGTGAGATGATGGAACAAGTGCAGACCGAATTGGACATGCATAAGAAATTTCTGATTACTGCGCAAGGCCACCATTCTGCTGAAGGGGAACGAGAAGCGATCCAACGCTTTAATGACCTACGTTGCGATGGCTACGTGCTTCACAGTCGTTACCTATCTGATGATGACTTGCGAGAACTTGCAAAGCTGCCAACACCATTTGTGTTGCTCGATCGTTATGTCGAAGGCCTAGAGGAGCGTTGCGTCACCTTCAACCATCACCACGCCAGCCGAATTGCCGTTGAACATTTAATTGCTGGTGGTCATAAAAATATTGCCTGTATCACAGGCCCCTCTCAACGTCATAACAGTTTATTGAGAAAGCTCGGCTATGTTGATGCGATGAAAACTGCTGGTATTGATATAGACGAGAGCTGGTGTGAAGAAGGCAATTACGGACGTCAAAGTGGCTATGACGCAATGGCCGCTATTTATCATCGACATCCTGAAGTGACGGCTGTGTTTTCATGTAGTGAAGAGATGACGGTCGGAGCAATGCAGTTCTTGCATGAAAAACGCATATCAGTACCAGAGCAAATCTCATTAGTAAGTTTCGATAGTGTGGATTTATGTGAAAGTCTCTACCCTACGGTATCAGCTGTTCATTTTCCTATCAGTGATATGGCAAGAGTCGCTGTACAAACGTTAATGGGTTTAATTAAAGACCAGCAATTACATACCAAGCCAGTATTTGAAGCGGAACTAAAACTTCGTAAAGCAGACCGAACACTTTCGTAA
- a CDS encoding PTS sugar transporter subunit IIB — translation MKKILLCCSAGMSTSMLVKKMEQAAEKQGLECKIDALSVNAFDEAIREYDVCLLGPQVRFQLEELRKTAQEHGKNIDAISPQDYGMMKGEEVLQQALEMIN, via the coding sequence ATGAAAAAAATTCTTTTATGCTGTAGTGCTGGTATGTCGACCAGTATGCTTGTAAAGAAAATGGAGCAAGCTGCTGAAAAGCAAGGGCTTGAGTGCAAGATTGATGCGTTGTCGGTAAACGCATTTGATGAAGCGATCAGAGAGTACGATGTGTGTTTGCTTGGTCCTCAGGTGCGATTCCAACTAGAAGAACTGCGTAAAACCGCACAAGAGCATGGCAAAAATATTGATGCTATTTCTCCACAAGATTATGGAATGATGAAAGGGGAAGAAGTATTACAACAAGCATTAGAAATGATTAACTAA
- the chbG gene encoding chitin disaccharide deacetylase — protein sequence MKVIFNADDFGLTPGVNKGIVKAHQQGVVRSTTMMVGMDAEQHAVELAKQNPNLKIGVHLRFTAGAPVTGHLNLTNGQTQFVSYDELWKKQDFEEEVVYQEAIAQVEAFLKLGLSLSHLDSHHHAHTHPQLLPVIRKVAQIYKVPLRGSGLCHTESKVKYYFTDEFYDQGVSLGGIMKHLLGLKARYDVVEVMCHPAEADQSLLLKSSYALQRELELQVLTSPILKLEFAQHGMTVTDYSALISSSKVVSV from the coding sequence ATGAAAGTAATCTTTAATGCCGATGATTTTGGTTTAACTCCCGGTGTGAATAAAGGCATTGTTAAAGCCCATCAACAAGGAGTGGTTCGTTCAACCACTATGATGGTGGGTATGGATGCTGAACAACATGCCGTGGAATTAGCAAAGCAAAATCCGAACTTAAAGATTGGCGTGCATTTGCGTTTTACTGCAGGTGCCCCGGTAACAGGGCACCTGAATCTTACCAATGGTCAAACGCAGTTTGTTAGTTACGATGAGCTATGGAAGAAACAAGATTTTGAAGAAGAGGTGGTTTACCAAGAGGCAATCGCCCAAGTTGAGGCATTTCTAAAATTGGGATTGTCTCTGAGTCATTTAGATAGCCATCACCATGCGCATACACACCCACAGTTGCTTCCTGTGATTCGCAAAGTTGCTCAGATATATAAAGTGCCTTTGCGCGGCAGCGGCTTGTGCCATACAGAGAGTAAGGTGAAGTACTACTTTACCGATGAGTTTTATGATCAAGGAGTTAGTTTGGGTGGCATCATGAAGCATTTGTTGGGCTTGAAAGCTAGATATGATGTGGTTGAAGTGATGTGTCATCCGGCTGAGGCGGATCAATCCTTATTATTGAAAAGTAGCTATGCCTTGCAAAGAGAGCTGGAACTTCAAGTGCTGACTTCTCCAATACTGAAACTAGAATTTGCTCAGCATGGTATGACAGTCACGGATTACTCGGCTCTCATTTCTTCAAGTAAAGTCGTCAGTGTATGA
- the lptG gene encoding LPS export ABC transporter permease LptG, with product MFKLLDLYIGRTIISTTALVLATFVGLSGIIKYVEQLRKVGRGAYDLMHALYFVLLSIPRDIEMFFPMAALLGALIGLGMLASSSELVVMQAAGFSKLDIGLSVLKTAVPLMLIVMTLGQWGAPEAQKMARDLRAFALSGGSIVSVRAGVWARDANDFIFIGKVEDDKLYGLNMWRFDEDKKLDKVIFAEEVDYQQDNNWLMRYVQVTDMENENVITKRDVEQMEWHTSLAPDKLAVVTVKPEELSLSGLYDYVSYLKATEQDASRYELAFWRKLSQPLSIAVVMLMALSFVFGPLRSVTMGARVLSGVVAGFTFYISSEFFGPLTLVYGIPPVFGALAPSMVFLAIAVSLLRRKL from the coding sequence GTGTTTAAACTCTTAGATCTTTACATCGGTAGAACCATCATCTCTACCACCGCCCTTGTCCTGGCGACCTTTGTCGGCTTGTCGGGCATCATTAAATACGTCGAGCAATTACGCAAAGTGGGGCGTGGTGCTTACGACTTAATGCATGCGCTTTATTTTGTATTGTTAAGTATTCCCCGCGATATCGAAATGTTCTTCCCAATGGCGGCGCTACTGGGCGCTTTGATTGGTTTGGGCATGTTGGCATCAAGCTCTGAACTTGTGGTTATGCAAGCGGCGGGCTTCTCTAAGTTGGATATCGGTTTATCAGTGCTTAAGACCGCGGTGCCATTGATGCTTATCGTCATGACGTTGGGTCAATGGGGCGCACCTGAAGCGCAAAAGATGGCGCGTGACCTACGTGCATTTGCTTTGTCTGGTGGTAGCATTGTATCAGTGCGGGCTGGGGTATGGGCTCGTGATGCCAATGACTTCATCTTTATCGGAAAAGTGGAAGATGACAAACTCTACGGTTTGAACATGTGGCGTTTCGATGAAGATAAGAAACTAGATAAAGTCATCTTTGCTGAAGAAGTGGATTACCAGCAAGACAACAACTGGTTGATGCGTTACGTACAGGTCACGGATATGGAGAATGAGAACGTCATTACCAAGCGTGACGTAGAGCAGATGGAATGGCACACCTCGCTCGCGCCAGATAAGCTTGCGGTTGTAACGGTAAAGCCAGAAGAGCTTTCTCTAAGCGGTTTGTATGATTATGTGAGCTACTTGAAAGCGACAGAACAAGATGCTTCACGTTATGAACTGGCATTTTGGCGTAAGCTTTCTCAGCCGCTTTCCATCGCGGTCGTGATGCTGATGGCGCTGTCCTTTGTATTCGGACCATTGCGTAGCGTGACTATGGGAGCGAGAGTGCTCTCGGGGGTAGTTGCAGGTTTTACCTTCTACATATCCAGTGAGTTCTTTGGACCGCTAACCTTGGTATATGGCATTCCGCCTGTATTCGGTGCATTAGCCCCTAGCATGGTGTTCCTAGCAATCGCGGTATCCTTGCTAAGAAGAAAACTGTAG
- a CDS encoding PTS sugar transporter subunit IIC, producing the protein MKLYDAIIGIVEKHIAPIAAKVGNQPHVRAMRDGFIVAMPFIIVGSFILIFAFPPFAEDTTFTLGRVWLDFATTHFDTIMMPFNMSMGIMTIFVSLGVAYSLAKAYKMDGITSAVLSLMSFLLVAAPAKDGALAMKHMGGTGIFTAVMCAFFAVELYRFMKKHNITIRMPEQVPPAIARSFEVLLPVLAIFLTLYPLSIFVQTQYDMLIPDAVMAMFKPLISASNTLPAIIGALLVCQLLWFAGIHGAAIVVGLLSPIFLTNISANIDAFVAGQPIPNVFTQPFWDFYIFIGGSGATLALVMLMSFSRSAHLKSIGRMSAVPGFFQINEPVIFGSPVVMNPILFIPFVFAPIVNATIAYFAVQLGFVGMGVATTPWTTPALIGASWGSGWTFSPVLLVIGLLILDLFIYLPFFKMFEKQVMEQELPTSKESKDAEQPSGEGVTA; encoded by the coding sequence ATGAAGCTTTATGATGCGATTATAGGAATAGTCGAAAAGCATATAGCCCCTATTGCGGCAAAAGTGGGAAATCAACCCCATGTTAGAGCAATGAGAGACGGATTTATTGTGGCAATGCCGTTTATTATTGTTGGTAGTTTTATCTTAATTTTTGCTTTCCCACCATTTGCTGAAGACACCACATTTACACTCGGGCGAGTCTGGTTAGACTTCGCCACCACACATTTCGATACCATTATGATGCCCTTTAATATGTCGATGGGGATCATGACTATATTTGTCTCGCTTGGGGTTGCCTATAGCTTAGCCAAAGCGTACAAAATGGATGGGATCACCAGCGCGGTATTATCACTGATGAGCTTCCTTTTGGTTGCTGCTCCAGCTAAAGATGGCGCACTAGCTATGAAGCACATGGGCGGTACCGGAATCTTTACCGCGGTAATGTGTGCCTTCTTTGCGGTTGAGCTCTACCGCTTTATGAAAAAGCACAACATTACGATCCGCATGCCAGAGCAAGTACCACCTGCAATCGCTCGCTCTTTCGAGGTCCTTTTGCCTGTACTCGCTATATTCCTAACCTTGTATCCGCTGAGTATTTTTGTTCAAACTCAATATGACATGCTGATCCCTGATGCGGTTATGGCAATGTTCAAGCCACTGATCAGTGCATCGAATACCTTACCTGCAATCATTGGTGCATTGCTGGTGTGTCAGCTACTTTGGTTTGCTGGTATTCACGGTGCGGCGATTGTGGTGGGTCTTCTATCGCCAATCTTCCTTACCAACATCAGCGCTAACATTGATGCGTTTGTTGCGGGCCAACCAATTCCAAACGTATTCACTCAACCATTCTGGGATTTCTATATCTTTATTGGTGGTTCGGGCGCAACACTTGCGCTAGTGATGCTGATGTCATTTAGCCGTTCCGCGCACCTTAAGAGTATCGGCCGAATGAGTGCTGTGCCGGGTTTCTTCCAAATCAATGAACCTGTGATTTTTGGTAGCCCAGTAGTAATGAACCCAATCCTGTTTATTCCCTTTGTATTTGCGCCAATCGTTAACGCAACTATTGCTTACTTTGCAGTACAGCTTGGCTTTGTGGGCATGGGGGTTGCGACTACACCTTGGACAACGCCTGCATTGATTGGTGCTTCATGGGGTAGTGGTTGGACGTTCTCACCAGTGCTGTTGGTGATTGGCCTACTGATTCTTGACCTCTTTATTTATTTGCCGTTCTTCAAGATGTTTGAGAAGCAGGTGATGGAACAAGAGTTACCTACTAGCAAAGAAAGTAAGGATGCTGAACAGCCTTCTGGCGAAGGCGTGACTGCTTAA
- a CDS encoding SDR family NAD(P)-dependent oxidoreductase, translating into MIVITGASSGLGAQLAKLYDAQGEETLLTGRSEKKLNTLVQYLSSKAQVRSCDLIDASQVENLFDELPQAPTTVIHCAGSGYFGLLAEQDPQEIQKLIENNLTSAVHVLKELVKRYQEQPVNVVMVMSTAAQQPKAQESTYCAVKWAVKGLIESVRMELKGKPMKIVAVYPGGMATEFWETSGKSLDTSSFMSAGDAARMIHGALSNIGNGYVSDITVNRL; encoded by the coding sequence ATGATCGTAATTACAGGCGCAAGCAGTGGTTTAGGTGCACAGCTCGCTAAGTTGTATGATGCCCAAGGCGAAGAAACACTGTTAACTGGCCGCAGCGAAAAGAAGTTAAATACGCTTGTTCAATATCTCTCAAGTAAAGCTCAGGTGCGAAGTTGTGATCTGATCGACGCATCGCAAGTGGAGAATTTATTTGATGAGTTACCTCAAGCGCCTACTACCGTGATTCATTGTGCGGGAAGTGGTTATTTTGGTTTGTTGGCCGAGCAAGACCCACAAGAGATTCAAAAGCTGATTGAAAACAATCTCACCTCCGCAGTTCATGTCCTAAAAGAGTTGGTAAAGCGTTATCAAGAGCAGCCTGTAAATGTTGTGATGGTGATGTCGACAGCGGCACAACAGCCAAAGGCACAAGAATCGACTTATTGTGCGGTGAAGTGGGCAGTTAAAGGTTTGATTGAGTCTGTTCGTATGGAGTTAAAAGGTAAACCAATGAAAATTGTTGCCGTATATCCAGGTGGTATGGCAACCGAGTTTTGGGAAACGAGTGGTAAGTCATTAGATACGAGCAGCTTTATGAGTGCCGGTGATGCGGCGAGAATGATCCATGGTGCGCTATCTAATATTGGTAATGGTTACGTTTCGGATATTACCGTTAATCGTTTATAG
- a CDS encoding 6-phospho-beta-glucosidase: MPRNAIKLAIIGGGSSYTPELVEGVIKRLEFLPVKQMHFVDIESGAEKLEIIKGLAQRMVDKAGADIEIKASFDRRDAIKDADFVMTQFRVGGLAARANDERIPIKYDVIGQETTGPGGFAKALRTIPVILDICKDIEELAPNAWMLNFTNPAGLVSEAVSKYTNVKSIGLCNVPVSMEMMIAEMMDCEPKELQLEFAGLNHLVWVLKAWLKGKDITQAVLEKVGDGANFSMKNIWEEPWDPAFLKALGAIPCPYHRYFYQTDAMLAEEKQSAGEQGTRAEQVMATESALFKLYQDPNLDYKPKELEERGGAYYSDASLNLVDSIYNNRNSIHVVNVLNNGSINGLPDDAVIECSAVIGSWGAKPLAVGELSSNIKGLLHQVKAYEQLAIEAAVEGSYDKALMALTNNPLVPDISRAKSILDEILAVNAPYLPQFKLTTL; encoded by the coding sequence ATGCCAAGAAATGCAATTAAACTCGCCATTATTGGTGGTGGCAGTAGTTATACCCCAGAGCTTGTTGAAGGCGTAATAAAACGTTTGGAGTTCTTGCCTGTAAAGCAAATGCACTTTGTGGATATTGAGTCTGGCGCGGAGAAATTGGAGATCATTAAAGGCTTAGCACAACGAATGGTCGACAAGGCAGGGGCGGATATTGAAATCAAAGCGAGCTTTGATCGCCGAGATGCGATTAAAGACGCTGATTTTGTTATGACTCAGTTCCGCGTTGGTGGCTTGGCTGCGCGAGCGAATGATGAGCGCATTCCGATTAAATATGACGTTATAGGTCAGGAAACAACAGGGCCGGGTGGCTTTGCCAAAGCGCTGCGTACTATTCCGGTTATTCTTGATATTTGTAAAGACATTGAAGAGCTAGCGCCTAATGCGTGGATGCTCAACTTTACTAACCCTGCAGGTTTGGTATCAGAAGCGGTCAGTAAATACACCAACGTAAAGAGCATTGGTTTGTGTAACGTTCCGGTGTCTATGGAAATGATGATTGCTGAAATGATGGATTGCGAGCCGAAAGAGCTTCAACTTGAGTTTGCAGGTTTAAATCATCTTGTTTGGGTATTGAAAGCGTGGCTTAAAGGCAAAGATATTACTCAAGCCGTACTGGAGAAAGTTGGGGATGGCGCTAACTTCAGTATGAAGAATATCTGGGAAGAACCGTGGGATCCGGCATTTCTTAAAGCGCTTGGAGCCATTCCTTGCCCGTATCATCGTTACTTCTATCAAACCGATGCGATGTTAGCAGAAGAAAAGCAGAGTGCAGGTGAGCAAGGCACGCGAGCAGAGCAAGTTATGGCGACAGAGAGTGCTCTATTTAAGCTGTATCAAGACCCGAATTTAGACTACAAACCAAAAGAGTTGGAAGAGCGAGGCGGTGCCTATTACTCAGATGCGTCATTAAACCTCGTCGACTCAATTTATAACAACCGTAACAGTATCCACGTAGTGAATGTGTTAAACAATGGGTCTATCAATGGCTTACCTGATGATGCAGTGATCGAGTGTAGTGCTGTAATTGGAAGTTGGGGAGCGAAGCCGCTTGCGGTTGGTGAGCTATCAAGCAATATCAAAGGCTTACTTCATCAAGTTAAAGCTTATGAGCAACTCGCTATCGAAGCAGCAGTTGAAGGAAGCTACGACAAAGCACTAATGGCGTTAACCAATAACCCACTTGTTCCAGATATTAGTCGAGCCAAGTCCATATTGGATGAGATCTTAGCAGTGAACGCCCCTTATCTACCTCAATTCAAATTAACAACGTTATAG
- the cod gene encoding chitin oligosaccharide deacetylase gives MKLTKLAMVTLLGSALSQFSYAQEAPKGTIYLTFDDGPINASIDVINVLNQQGVKGTFYFNAWHLDGIGDENEDRALEALKLALDTGHIVANHSYAHMIHNCVEEFGPNSGAECNATGDHQINSYQDPVYDAGTFAENLAVLERYLPNINSYPNYRGEEFARLPYTNGWRVTKNFKADGLCATSDDLKPWEPGYVCDTDNPSNSVKASIEVQNILANKGYQTHGWDLDWAPENWGIAMPANSLTEAEPFLGYVDAALNSCAPTTINPINSKAQEFPCGTPLHADKVIVLTHEFLFEDGKRGMGATKNLPRLAKFIQIAKEAGYIFDTMDNYTPVWQVGQAYVASDYVTHSGTVYKAVTTHVAQQDWAPSSTSSLWTNADPATNWTLNVAYEAGDVVTYQGLRYLVNVPHVSQADWTPSTQNTLFTTL, from the coding sequence ATGAAATTAACAAAACTGGCTATGGTTACACTTTTAGGCTCTGCGCTATCTCAATTCTCTTATGCCCAAGAAGCACCCAAAGGCACCATTTATTTGACCTTTGATGACGGTCCGATTAATGCGTCTATCGACGTTATTAATGTGCTTAATCAACAAGGAGTTAAAGGTACTTTCTACTTTAACGCTTGGCACTTGGACGGTATTGGAGATGAGAATGAGGATCGTGCTTTAGAAGCACTTAAACTTGCTCTAGATACTGGGCATATCGTTGCTAACCATAGTTACGCCCACATGATCCATAACTGTGTCGAAGAATTTGGCCCAAATAGCGGTGCTGAGTGTAATGCAACCGGCGATCATCAAATTAACTCTTACCAAGATCCTGTTTATGATGCGGGTACGTTTGCCGAGAACTTAGCTGTATTGGAAAGATACTTGCCGAATATCAACAGTTATCCAAACTATCGCGGTGAAGAGTTTGCACGATTGCCTTACACCAATGGTTGGCGTGTAACAAAGAACTTCAAAGCGGATGGCTTGTGTGCAACTTCTGACGATCTAAAGCCTTGGGAACCAGGCTATGTGTGTGACACCGATAATCCATCAAACAGTGTAAAAGCTTCCATTGAAGTACAAAATATTCTTGCGAATAAAGGCTATCAAACTCATGGGTGGGATCTCGACTGGGCACCGGAGAACTGGGGCATTGCAATGCCAGCAAACAGTTTGACGGAAGCAGAACCTTTCCTAGGCTATGTCGACGCCGCTCTTAACAGCTGTGCGCCAACAACGATCAATCCTATCAACTCCAAAGCGCAGGAATTCCCTTGTGGTACTCCGCTACACGCAGACAAAGTTATCGTGTTAACACATGAGTTCTTATTCGAAGATGGCAAACGCGGCATGGGAGCAACCAAAAACTTACCGAGGCTGGCTAAGTTTATCCAAATCGCAAAAGAAGCAGGATACATTTTCGATACCATGGATAACTACACACCAGTTTGGCAAGTTGGCCAGGCATACGTTGCTAGTGATTACGTAACGCACTCAGGTACTGTTTATAAAGCGGTTACAACGCACGTCGCACAACAGGATTGGGCACCGTCTTCAACGTCTAGCCTTTGGACAAATGCCGATCCTGCAACTAACTGGACACTAAACGTTGCTTATGAAGCTGGTGATGTCGTGACTTACCAAGGTCTCCGCTACCTAGTCAACGTACCACACGTATCGCAAGCGGATTGGACTCCAAGCACTCAGAACACCTTGTTCACAACTCTATAG